The genomic DNA GGGGCGAACCCGGCGGGGTTGGAATGTTTCCGCCGAGGCGGCGCCTGGCTCGAATCTCTCCGACATCTTAAGGCCGCTCTTAGAGCGAAGCCGCGGCGCGCTGCGCGCGGAGCTGGACTCGCTCGCACGGGAGACGGATCCTCAGCTTTTCTTCGAGGGGTTGCTGGGCCTCGGCATGCGTCGAGAGGCGGCGGGAGATTTGGAAATCGCGGCCGAGCTTTATACCGCGGTCGCGGGGGCCGAACAGCTCCGGCCGCTTGGGGAACGCGCGCAACGCCGACTCGAGGCCATCCTCGGCCGCGGCGCCGCGGGCCCGCGCTTCGAGTTCCTCGCCCGGCGCTTCGCCCGCGAGGCCTCCGATCCGACGATGCTGCTCGCGATGACGGCGGGCTCGGCGGTCTTCACGCTTTCGCGCGCGTCCTTCCTGTCGCGCCTCCTGGCCTCGCCGACGCGAAATTTTCTCACTCAGGGATTCGGCGCTCGCGCCCTCGCTTCCGGCGGCGCGTTTCTACTCGAAATCCCGGCTTTCTGGGCGACGGGGAAGGGGCTCAGGGAATTCGCCGCTCCCGGTTCGCAGTCCTGGGATCTCGCGACCAATGTTCACGAATTGGCCGGCGCCGGGCTGACCTTGGGGGCCTTGAAGCTGACGGGATTTGGCGCGAGTTCGGCCTATCGTCGCATCGCGGGATCCGCGGGGGCCCTTCGCGAACGGCCCCTACAAACGCTGTTCCACCAGACGGGGATGTTCGCCGGCATCGTCCTCGGGCATCGCTTGGAAGAGGCCGCCGGCCTGCGCCGGCCTGTGGACGGCGCGACCACTTTGCTCGATTCCCTGGTCATGCTCTTGCAATTCAACGTCGGCGGACGCCTGAGCCATCAGCTGCTGGGGCCCGGTTGGGCAGGACGGGTGCGCGAGATGGACCTTCGCCTGCAAGATCTGGCGGCCCGGCCGCGGTTTCCCCGGCCGCCTCTGGAAACAGGGCTGGGATGGCGGCCCGCCCTGGCGACGGCCTCCGGTCCCCGCGTCGGCGGACGCGAATCCCTCGAGTCGCTCCTCTCCCGCCCTTCGCTGATGATGATGGAGGGCGAGGGCGGCGGGGACTCGGCCCAGGCCCGGCCCTGGCGGGGTCTCTTCTTGGAAGTCGCCGAGCGGGGTCGCGAGGTCGAGGTTCGAGCCCTTCGCGACCTGATTCACGACCTCCTGTCGTCCGGCGAGCGCGGCTACTCCCGCATCGCGGAAAAGCTTGCCTCCCGCGACCACCAGGAGTGGCGATCCGCCATCCGCATTCTCGGCGAGCTGCTCGAGCGCGACCCTCAGCTTGTCGGGCGTTTGCGCGCCTCCGAAACGTTTCGCGCCTATTCCGAGGATTGGAGCGGTCGCCCTCATTTCGCTTCGCCTTCCGAAATCCAAGTGGGCATCGAGCGCGGCACGCCCCGGGCCCACAGCGTGCAACAGCATTTTGTGCCCGAGTTGCGGCGCGCCCTCTACGAAAACGCCAACCTTCGAGGCTGGGAGTCTTTCCTGCGCAGTCCTCGGGGCCGAAAAGAGTTGACGCGCTCGCAAAGCGTCGCCGATCCGGCGGGAGGCGTCGTCGTCCTGGCGGACGGTCCGCGCCTCGGCATGCGCCTCCGGTTCGACGCCGGCGAACACCTGCGGACGCCGGTGGAAATCCGCCGGCCCTACACCGAAGCGGAATGGCGCGACGCCGCTTCGCCCAAGGCCGCGGCCGCCGAACCTCCTCGAGTCTCCGCCGCGCTCGCCCCCCTAGCCGGCGAGACCCCAACGCTCTGGGCGATGCGCCTGCTCGAGACCAGCCGCGAGGGCGAGGCGCAGGCGCTGATGGTCGCGCAGGTCTTGGAGGCCCGGCTCCGCGATTCTGGCGAGGCGCCCTTTGCCAGGGAGGCCGTCGAGCGCTTGGTCTCCCTGACCGATCGGATGCCGGAGGGGCAGGGGATCCTCGCCCGCCGCTACAACATCCCCGGCGTTCGCGACCCGCTGACCATCGTCAGTCTGCCGACCACCTTCCTGCCCGAGCAGTGGTCGCGCGTTTTCGCCGAAGGCATCGTCCAAGAATTCCGCCGGAATCCCCTCGCGGTGAAGCGCGCCGTCGAGATCGGCTCGGGGACGGGCTGGGTTTCGATCCTCGCGGCCAAACTGGGCTTGGCCAGCGAGGTGGTCGGCGTCGACCGCAATCCTCATGCCCCGGTGGTCGGGCGCCTCAACGCAGCCCTCAACGGCGTCCAGGGCGTGAGCTTCCGGACCGGCGACCTCCTGGCACCGCTGCCGGAAGGGATGAAGGCGGACCTCATCCTCGCTTGCCTGCCGCAGGTGCCGCGCAACGGCGGCGTCGAGAGCCTGCGCGCCGTCGCCGATTACTACCCCAGCGAGGGCACCTACTGGGATCGCTACGGTTTGGGCCTGATCGACCGCGCCCTGGGCCAGGCGCGGGAGCGACTCACCGAAGATGGCCGTATCTTGTTCAACTTGGGCGGCAGGCCCGGACGGCCGATCTTGGAAGACCTGCTGGCGCGGCGCGGTTTTCACCCCGGCGTCCGATACGGGCAATTGATCCAACAGGACCCGACCACCGATTTCTCCGAGCTGGCCCGCCTCGAGGCCGGCAACCGGCAGCGCTTCGAATTTTTCCTCAAGGAAGATCCCAACACCCCGATCTCCGCCGCCGAGGCGGTGGGGCGCCCCGAGGTCTACCACATGCTGTACCTGACCGAGGGCCGCCCCTACGCGAACCTGCTGCGTTCGGCCCTGGCCGCCGAGACCGCGCAGCCGGCGCGCCTCGGCTACACGCCGGACCCCGGCAGCGAGCACGAGGGCCTGCGCAAGGCCTTGGCCGCCGAACTGGCGCCCGAATGGGGCGTCCGTCTGCCGCCCGACCTGCTTTTCCTGGGGCCTTCCTCCGACGTATTGCTCGAGGGCCTGCTGAGGGTCGGTCTGCCGGAAGGCGGGCGCGTGCTCTACGGCGGAGCCGCCGACGCGGAGCCGCCGGCCGGCCTGCGGCGTTTGAACGTTATCCCGATGCGCCCGGATCCGCTTGCCTTGCAGAATGCCGTGGAGACGCAGCGGCCCGACGGGCTCGTGTTGCGCCTGCCGCGCGAGGCCTGGGCCGCGGGCGAGGAATTTTTCCCGCTTTTCGCCGCCGCGGTGGAGCGCCGCAGTCACGTCGTGGTCCTAGAGGATCACCCGCTGCCGGCGCCGGGACGAGCCCATCCCGCGGCACAATATTTGAGCGAACACCCCGAGGCCTTGCCCTACATCCACCTCGTTCAGTCGCTGGATCGGCGCTACCAAAGCCCGGCCTTTCCCTTGGCGGTCGCGATGACCGCCAACTCCGCGATTCATGGCTCGCTCGCCCGTTACGGTGACGTTAC from Deltaproteobacteria bacterium PRO3 includes the following:
- a CDS encoding aminotransferase class I/II-fold pyridoxal phosphate-dependent enzyme, whose translation is MFPGFPGEGAGRTRRGWNVSAEAAPGSNLSDILRPLLERSRGALRAELDSLARETDPQLFFEGLLGLGMRREAAGDLEIAAELYTAVAGAEQLRPLGERAQRRLEAILGRGAAGPRFEFLARRFAREASDPTMLLAMTAGSAVFTLSRASFLSRLLASPTRNFLTQGFGARALASGGAFLLEIPAFWATGKGLREFAAPGSQSWDLATNVHELAGAGLTLGALKLTGFGASSAYRRIAGSAGALRERPLQTLFHQTGMFAGIVLGHRLEEAAGLRRPVDGATTLLDSLVMLLQFNVGGRLSHQLLGPGWAGRVREMDLRLQDLAARPRFPRPPLETGLGWRPALATASGPRVGGRESLESLLSRPSLMMMEGEGGGDSAQARPWRGLFLEVAERGREVEVRALRDLIHDLLSSGERGYSRIAEKLASRDHQEWRSAIRILGELLERDPQLVGRLRASETFRAYSEDWSGRPHFASPSEIQVGIERGTPRAHSVQQHFVPELRRALYENANLRGWESFLRSPRGRKELTRSQSVADPAGGVVVLADGPRLGMRLRFDAGEHLRTPVEIRRPYTEAEWRDAASPKAAAAEPPRVSAALAPLAGETPTLWAMRLLETSREGEAQALMVAQVLEARLRDSGEAPFAREAVERLVSLTDRMPEGQGILARRYNIPGVRDPLTIVSLPTTFLPEQWSRVFAEGIVQEFRRNPLAVKRAVEIGSGTGWVSILAAKLGLASEVVGVDRNPHAPVVGRLNAALNGVQGVSFRTGDLLAPLPEGMKADLILACLPQVPRNGGVESLRAVADYYPSEGTYWDRYGLGLIDRALGQARERLTEDGRILFNLGGRPGRPILEDLLARRGFHPGVRYGQLIQQDPTTDFSELARLEAGNRQRFEFFLKEDPNTPISAAEAVGRPEVYHMLYLTEGRPYANLLRSALAAETAQPARLGYTPDPGSEHEGLRKALAAELAPEWGVRLPPDLLFLGPSSDVLLEGLLRVGLPEGGRVLYGGAADAEPPAGLRRLNVIPMRPDPLALQNAVETQRPDGLVLRLPREAWAAGEEFFPLFAAAVERRSHVVVLEDHPLPAPGRAHPAAQYLSEHPEALPYIHLVQSLDRRYQSPAFPLAVAMTANSAIHGSLARYGDVTYSRASSLVQGAYLRFLRELPRGILPGSALHGSIEPVLAPSLPDSPVSRALSSRAAFESAPKAEHPDPIDMSFGESEWRAPLRLDTALLEALGRPREALEAEARAAVARYLRESRGVDFAPDQIVLAAGVHPALEAAIRAIGAVEGKGVQVAVPQPSYGLFYPTIEIAGGRAAEFATRAEDRFLARPGMIPLPANDKGSRWAPALLLNEPTNPAGQYYSAEQWREIAGAIRAGRGYLMFDDVFGMLDFGRVRGRRTPSLQILTPELGPRLIAFGGVSKEFAAGGLRFGYAATPNPALAEAMRAELLAVPDPLALAAAPEYLGRWQELIQSHRFYLSSKAMALESVFSERHLPVTPVQGGYALFADLSYLHGRSLRLRGGGTATITPQNLHELLYSEAGLKVHAEDWARVRGHYRFVFSIERLDEAVQRLKLFFRAAR